TGAGGCTAAAAAGTCGCTCAAAGACGTCACGGTGGTGGCGAGGCTCTATGAGTTTGACCCCTTACTTGCAGATGTGGCCGCCACTGAGGTGGATAAGGTCGTGATCAGCGGCATGGATATCCGGGCCGGGAAAACGCTGGAGTTCAGCTTGCCGCTGCATGCGGAGCGCGCCGAGCGGCGTTCGTACTACGTGACGGTATTCATCCATCCCGATGCGGAAATGAAGGAACGGCTCTATTTCATCAATGGCTTTCAGAAAGTGTTCGAGGGGAAAGATGAGGAAAGCCTCAAAGTGGAGCTCAAAGCTGTCTCAAAATGAGTAGGCGGAAAAATAATTCAGAAAATCTCTACACGTTTCAGGACTCGAAGACATGGGCATAGAGTAGAGGAATGTCAGTAAGGTGAAAGAGCATGATGTAGAAGAGTTTATCCGGGAGATTACCCGTCATCAGTCAGTGATGACGGCGTTTATCCGTTCCCTCTTGCCCGGATATTGCGATCCCCGGGATGTCTTGCAGGAAGTGAACATTACGCTTTGGAAAAAGAAGGAGCAGTATGAGCCCGGATCTAATTTTAAGGCCTGGGCCTTCAAGGTCGCGAAGTATCATGTGCTAAACGAGCGCAGGAAACTCAAGCGCTCCCATGTAATCGTATTTGATGATGATCTGCTGGAAGCGTTTTCTGCTGAGGGTGAGAATTTACTCAGTAATGAGATGCTCGACGATAGAATGGTGGCTCTCAGGCGCTGTCTTGAGGGGCTGAGCGAGCGGCACCGGTCTTTGCTGAAGCTCCGCTATAGCAAGGATGTTTCCATTGAGCAGTATGCCGAGTCACAGAATAGAAAGGCTGGTACGCTTAGGGCCACCTTAAGGCAAATCAGAATAAAGCTGAAGGATTGTGTCATGGGTAGATTAAGGGAGGTGACACCGTGAGCAATCATGCTGCCGAGGAACTCATGCTGAAACTATTCGATGGAGATATCTCCCATGCTGAGTTTGAGCGTCTACAGCAGATGATGCGTGAGGATGTCAGCTTGCGTGATTTGTATTTAGAGCACGCAGCGATGGAGCATGTGATGGATGATCTGGTGGGTACCCAGAGTGTCTCAAGCCATCGGAAGATACTGAGCATGGGGAGTTCAATGAGGAGGTCTGCGATGCGCTGGGCGGGAATCGCTGCGGTGGCGCTGCTGACGATGGGTGTATGGGTGGGCTGGAATATGATATCCGATATTTCTGTCCGTGCTGACATGCGTTTCAGTTACAGTAGTAAGTGGTCGGTAGACGGTGAAGCTGGTGTCCATTCACCGGAACTCAAGGTCGGGCAGAAGTTGAGGCTCGAGTATGGTGCGGTGGAGTTAAGTTTACCCAAGGGTGTTGTAGGTATCGTGGAGGGGCCGGCGACTGTGGAATTAGTGGAGGCAGATTTAGTGCGCATGGTAGAAGGAAGGGGTAGCTTCATGGTGCCTGAGGAAGGTCATGGGTTTGCCGTGGAGACGGAGCGTATGAAGGTGGTGGACCTCGGGACTGCTTTCACCGTGGTGACAGGTTGGGGTGAGCGTGATGAGGTGTACGTGAATCAGGGATCGGTCGAGGTGCACGCTGCTGACAATTCGAGGTTGTTAGAGGTGGGGCAAGCTCTTCGTGTGAGTGCCTTGGGAGAGTTAGAAGATGCTGACTATGATAATGGGCAGTTCCTCGCTAAGCTGCCAGGCTCTGTTCAGCTGGTCTTTGCAGATGATTTCGAGAGTCATCCATACAAGGACGGCGAAGTGGGAGGTGGGGGCTTTCATGCATGGTCAGCGGTAGGAAAGACCAGTGGAGGCTATTTTAATCCACGTGGACATGGGGTCTACTATCGTAACAAAAATCTGGATGATACAGGTCCTAGTAGTGGATTGTTAGATGGGATGAAGGGGGCAAATGTTGGCTTTCTCTATAGTGCCAAGCAGGTAGGTATTGAGAGAAAGATCGGTGTTCTTGCTGAACCCGGTACTTATACCCTACAGCTGGCGCTGGGTGTTCGGGATAACCGATCGGCTACCTATGGTGGATATACGATCTCATTGATGAGTCATGGGAGGGTCTTGCAGGAGATTCGTTCTAATGAAGTTCCGGGGCCGAAGAATGCCTTTACCAAGGTGGTGTTGAGCTACGATGCGACGAATCTTCCTGAAGGGGTATCCTATGGGGATCCTCTTGAGGTGAGGATTATGTGTAATGCTGCCGGGGCTCCAAAGCGCTGCTATTTGGATTTTGATAATCTGCAGCTGAGTTTTATGGCGCGTTCCCTCGAAAAATAAAAAAGCGTCGATTTTTACTACACGAATTTTGATGGGTGGACATGTGCCTAGTAAGCCCTCTTGGACGCATTGTTTAGTTCATGAGGTCAACAGACACATGGAATCATGAAAAAACACGCTATCCTTAAAACAAGTATGCTGGCTGGAGCTATGGCTGCCAGTGTGACGGTCGCTCAGGCTGCAACAGTCAATGTGGATCTAGGTCCCAACGGAGCTGGAACTTATGTCGGTACAGGCGCAGCTCCTGATGCTGGAACCATCTGGAATAACGTAAGCTTTGCAGCATCAGGTGTCAGCATCACGGTGCCCACTGCGGAGGTGACAGGCCTTGTGGACTCAACAGGCGTAGCCACAGGTATGGGGTTCCGTTTGGAAAGCATTTCACCCTCCACTTCTACCACACAATTTCGCTCCTTTGGTAATGGAGGTACCACAGATCTACAGGGGGATCGTCTATTCTCAAGGAATGGAGCGCTCGGTACGGTGGTAATCAGCGGTCTGGATGATGCCAAGACCTACGACATTTATCTTTATACAGCAGGCTTCAATACGAACTACACCATTGGTGGCATTACCAAAAATGCTGATGCCAGCT
The sequence above is drawn from the Rubritalea squalenifaciens DSM 18772 genome and encodes:
- a CDS encoding PEP-CTERM sorting domain-containing protein — its product is MKKHAILKTSMLAGAMAASVTVAQAATVNVDLGPNGAGTYVGTGAAPDAGTIWNNVSFAASGVSITVPTAEVTGLVDSTGVATGMGFRLESISPSTSTTQFRSFGNGGTTDLQGDRLFSRNGALGTVVISGLDDAKTYDIYLYTAGFNTNYTIGGITKNADASSTSNGTFVEGEDYVLFSGISSTSNEISIGVQDGVGALDSFGVLSGFQVVSVPEPSSTVMIGAGLAFLGLRRKRHA
- a CDS encoding sigma-70 family RNA polymerase sigma factor; the protein is MKEHDVEEFIREITRHQSVMTAFIRSLLPGYCDPRDVLQEVNITLWKKKEQYEPGSNFKAWAFKVAKYHVLNERRKLKRSHVIVFDDDLLEAFSAEGENLLSNEMLDDRMVALRRCLEGLSERHRSLLKLRYSKDVSIEQYAESQNRKAGTLRATLRQIRIKLKDCVMGRLREVTP